One region of Zingiber officinale cultivar Zhangliang chromosome 7B, Zo_v1.1, whole genome shotgun sequence genomic DNA includes:
- the LOC122004489 gene encoding equilibrative nucleotide transporter 2-like codes for MKLIDFGLSDFVKPGILQIFAKYHPTRVLTIVYQPFALVTIAIFTYHEAKVNTRLRNLTGYILFSYFRLKFSALKGSIQLDVATSGKGGIGVYIGICVISAAFGLSDALVEGGIVGDLSMMSPEFLQFKLLASNGESHISFDNFRMALLQNATESMKESKVIDILNVARHPFLLPFFLQLLSFFCMPPPLPLLQNLYAAVVNRIF; via the exons ATGAAGTTGATTGATTTTGGCCTTTCCGATTTTGTTAAACCAG GTATTTTACAGATTTTTGCT AAGTATCACCCTACAAGAGTTCTCACAATTGTGTATCAACCATTTGCACTTGTAACAATTGCCATATTTACATACCATGAAGCAAAAGTTAACACTAGGCTGCGCAACTTAACTGGTTATATCTTGTTTTCCTAT TTTAGATTGAAATTTTCAGCACTGAAAGGTTCCATACAGTTGGACGTTGCTACATCTGGAAAAGGAGGGATTGGAGTTTATATTGGTATATGCGTTATAAGTGCAGCGTTTGGTCTCTCTGATGCTTTGGTTGAGGGGGGAATTGTGGGTGACTTGTCCATGATGTCCCCAGAATTCCTTCAG TTTAAGCTGCTAGCATCAAACGGAGAAAGTCACATATCGTTCGACAACTTTCGAATG GCCCTATTACAAAATGCAACCGAGTCAATGAAGGAGAGTAAGGTTATTGATATCTTAAATGTGGCAAGGCATCCATTCCTGCTGCCATTTTTTTTGCAGTTGCTAAGTTTCTTTTGTATGCCTCCACCATTACCATTACTACAGAATTTATATGCTGCAGTTGTGAACAGAATTTTCTGA
- the LOC122004490 gene encoding uracil-DNA glycosylase, mitochondrial-like: MASSSKALGELLHSLKRLRPISLSPESLTLKSPLSTLHAPPLAASEHPSALTSEQAKRAKRVDVGRSLSRWKRNLSICSERITTRKGTHFDPYVKLGELLVEETWLEALPDELQKPYAQNLCRFVEMEMRGSVPIYPPPHLIFNALHLTSFDEVKAVIIGQV, encoded by the coding sequence ATGGCTTCCTCCTCCAAAGCCCTAGGCGAGCTCCTCCACTCGCTGAAGCGTCTCCGCCCGATCTCCCTCTCCCCGGAATCCCTGACCCTCAAATCCCCCCTCTCCACCCTCCACGCCCCTCCTCTCGCCGCCAGTGAACACCCCTCCGCACTCACGTCGGAGCAGGCGAAGAGGGCGAAGAGGGTCGACGTCGGCCGATCCCTTTCCCGATGGAAGCGGAACCTCAGTATCTGTTCCGAAAGGATCACGACAAGGAAAGGTACTCATTTTGATCCCTATGTGAAGCTGGGAGAGCTCTTGGTCGAGGAGACATGGCTGGAGGCTCTCCCCGACGAGCTTCAGAAACCCTACGCGCAGAACCTGTGCAGGTTTGTGGAGATGGAGATGCGCGGCAGCGTCCCTATCTACCCTCCGCCCCACCTTATATTTAATGCTCTTCATTTGACTTCCTTTGATGAAGTCAAGGCAGTCATTATTGGGCAGGTA